The sequence CACTATGCCATTTCTGCTCTACTAATCATCTTATAGTGGACCAAATCGAACTTTTAAGCATTTTATAGGTCTCTTAAAGGCAGAAACCTTACAAAGATCACATCGAGAGAATTTTAAGCACATTCCAACCTGTAAGCAAAATTAAAACCCTGCCTGAAAGATCTTGAACCCTTGATCCAAGAAGGGTTGCTACTGGTTTAAAAGTGGCCTCTAAGTGTGGAACTAGAACTTCTAACTATCATCTTCGTCTCTCAGAGAAACAACTTGAGCATCTGAGGATGCTTTGTTCTCAAAGCACAGCTaatgccttctttttttttttttgttgaaacgggcatttcatacatcacgggtacgaatacacccaataaaattgGCAAACAAAGGTCCTGTAATGCAACAGGCATCTCACCCTTCCCAACCCATAAGGTGCCTCCTGAGTGGCTTACTACATATGCCGCCACCCAGTCCGCCGCCCCGTTAGCCTCAcaatatacatgcatagcctGAAGTATAATGTTCTCCCTCACTGTcaaccaaatatcacaaagcagGGGATGAGCACCTCCAGCCCTGCTCATGCCCCGTCGAACCCAGTCGATCATCATGGCCAAATCACCCTCCAAGAGGATGGAGGTCGCCTGAAGCACGTGCCGCGCATAACGCAATCCCATCCAAGCCGCCCGTAACTCTGCTCCTGGAACCGAGGTGTCGAAAATCTAACACCCTCCGCTGCCACCACACTCGAACTCGGGCCCCTGATGGCAAAATCGGCCCCTGCCCTCTTGCCTCCATCCAGGacagagccatcaaaattgaccttaaaGAAACTcgagggtgggggctcccaggtgaagaaaACCGTATAAGGAGCTACCGAAGCAATGTAGGGGCtgcaggtgtcccgagctgtcaaaggtctgtGGTCTAACTCTACCTGAAGAATCTCTGTTGCCTGTGCCCGAACCCGCTCCGTCACGAAACGTGGAGACGGACTAAGCTCGCCAAATACCTGAGCGTTCCTGGCCATCCATACCTGATAAGCTATGCAAACCGCCCTAATGGCCATATGACGCATCTGGGGGGTACCCGACCAATGTCGTACCTCCTCCAAAAAATGGTCCCTCCGACTCCAAGCATCCACTGGAATCCCGGACAGCCTCCAAAGCCCCCCCGTCCACACACACTGGAACAgtgcatggtccaccgactcgtcCACCTCACAGTCCAAGCACAAGGGAGGGTTGCCAACTCCTCGTCTGCTCAGCACGAAGCTCGTCAACAAATGCTCCCAGGCCACCTTCTAGAAGAATAGTGCAACCCTCTGGTGTAACCCAAACCTCCATACCCAGCCACAGTCTATACCCAACTCTGACTCCTGCTGAAGAACCTGGAAAACATCGTCGACCCCAATCCTAGCTCTGCAAGTAGTACTCCATACCCTAATATCTGGACCTGCTGATCCCGGGACGGGAAGAGCTCGTATCCGCTCTGCAAGATGCTCCCCGAATAACTAGCCTAATCTGTCATCATCCCACTCTGCCTCCCCCGGTCTCAAGAGGTTGCACACCCGGAGCCCTGCAGCTCCCTCGCCACTGATCATTGTCGGCCACAGTCTCAATGGGAGTGCATCCACCCATGGGTCCTCCATCACATCAATGCTCCGTCCGTCGCCAATCAGCTACTTAGAGTGCGCCAAAGCTATAGGTAGGTACCTCCCAATCGCCCGCCACATGAAGGAGCCCCTCTGGCCGTCCGCCACTTAGCCAACTGAGCCTGCCCGACCATGTCTAGCTATCATGACCCGACTCCAGAGGCTATGCGGCTCCAGAACAATCTGCACTGCCCGCCATGCCAGGAGTGCCTCGCACCTCGCCAGTAATGACTGCACTCCCAAACCACCCTCGCTCAGTGGTAAACAGACTCTCTCCTAGGCCACCAGATGTATGTCGTAGCCCCCCGCAAGGGAGCCCCACAGGAAGCTCCGCATTAGCCGCTCAATCCTCGCCAGCACTGTCTTCGGCATAACAGTATGGGCCATAAGATAAATAGGCACAGAGCAAAGGACTGACTTGACCAGCGTCAATCTACTCATCATAGAGAGTGATGATGCCCTTCAACCCTTAAGTCTGCTCATCATAGAGACTGACCTGACCAGCAAAGGACTGACCAGTGTCAATCATAGCTATCAACAGGCAGTCATCTGCAAAAAGTAAATGAGAGATAGGACGACACCGGGGGCTAAACTGTAGGCTGCCAATTTTCGGTTCTCACAAGTTACATGCAAAGCACGAGAAAGTACATCAGAGCAAATGATGAATAAGTATGGGGACAGAGGACATCCCTGGCGAAGCTCCATAGTCGCTCGAAAAAAGGACGATGGCGTGCCGTTGATTAGAATGGAAAAGCTAGGCCCCTGCACACAACCTAAAACCTAATCAATCCAGACCTGATGAAAACCAAAACTCTCCAGTGTCCACCTGAGGAAGTCCCAACGGATCCGATCATAAGCCCGCTCCATGTCCAATTTCACTGCCATCAAACATCACCTCCTCGGGGCTCGCTATAAGTCTTTCATCATCTTCTGAGTCAGCAAGATATTGTCTGATATAGTCTTCCCTCCGACAAAAGCTCCCTGCTCATGGCTGATGATGCTAGGCAGCAAATCCTTCATTCTCCCCACCATAAGCCTTGCCACTACTTTATACAAAGTGGTACATAAGCTAATAAGCCTGTAGTGGCTTGGCTCCAAAGCATCCTGACGCTTCAGTATCAATATGATGTAAGTGGCCTTCCATTCATCTACCATCACTGCCCGACTGAAGTATAACTGTATAGCCTCCACCATAGCTCCCCAGATAATACTCCAATACCGCCGAAAAAAGAAGGGTGAGAATCCGTCTGGTCCCGGAGCCTTATCCTCTGCTAAGGCCCATACAGCCTCCTGCACCTCCCTATCCAACACTGGTCGAATCAATGCTGCATTATCTGCCTCCTCAATTCTGACTGCAGGGCTGGAGAGCTAACTAGTCACATAGGGCCCCCTTCTTCCGTCCACCTGGATCTGAAAAACTCAAACAACACATGTCTCACTGCAGAATCCTCCTCCACCTGCTAGCCCGCCCAAACTCTTAGTGATCGTATCATATTTCTTTGCCTCCTGATGACCGTCGATCGGTGGAAGAAGCTGGTATTTCGGTCTCCCTCCTGGACCCACTGTACCCTCAACTTTTGTTTTCAAAATATCTCCTGTTGGCGCAGCAGCGAATGGTGAGAAGCCAAAGAACGTCGTAGGTTCGCCATATCAGCCTCCTTAAGCTCCCCATCCTGGTCCTCCCTCCCTTGGAACTCCACAATCGAAGCCTCCACCTCCTCTAATCTTCGAAAGGCATTGCCCACAACCTCCCGGTTCCACCTGCGAAGACGGCATTTTGTGAGCTCCAGCCTGCGCAACATCCTCTACATGGCATCACCTCGAACTGGCATGCTCCAAGCTTCCCTAACTACTTTCCAAGACTGGGGATATGACAACCACAGCTTCTTAAACTGGAATGGAATGATGATTGGAACTCGAAACTGTGGAAATCAAAAGAGGACAGTGATCAGAGGCAATCCGAGCAAGATGACTGACCCAATATGATGGGTGTCGCTGAATCCAATCCGGAGATGCAATGGCCCTGTCAAGTCGCTCCCACACCCTAGCTCGCCCAGTCTGATTGTTGCACCAAGTAAATCGTGTTCTAGAGAAGCCGAGGTCCACCAGTCCAGTTGTAGCCAAAAACTTCTGAAACTTCCTCCTGTCTACTGAATCAGAATAAGGCCCACCTTCCCTTTTCTCGTTAGGACTCTGAATGTAATTAAAATCGCCGACCACCAAAGTCGGCACCTCCTGGGTCGACAGACTAGTCAACTCGCCCCAAAGGACTCTCCTTGTCCAGTTGTCGGTGCTAGCATATACCCTACATAGTGCCCATAGAGCTTCATTTGGTTCCGATATAACCATCACAACCTGCTAAGAACAATTATAGAAGACATCTACAGAACTCATCCCCCGCTTCTACAACATCAAGATACCCCCAGATAAACCTAGGGACTCTACTGCAAAGGACTCCCAGTCAGCCGCCAAGCATCGTTCCACTTGGCGCAATCCAGCTCCAGACACCCTTGTCTCACAAAGAAAGCAGATCTCAGGGCAGTGTACCTGGACTAATCTCCTGAACGACGACAAGAAGGAAGGCTTGGCTGCCCCCCTACAATTCTAAGCTAGTATCTTCATAATGCACAAGAAGATGAAGCTTGGCCCTTACTCCCTGGGCTAACCCTTCCTGGTGTTGTGGGCACCCCCCCTTCCATTGATATCAGTCCTCCTCCCTGGACAACAGCTAGCAACAAGTCGACCACCTTCCCGTGATCAAGAATTGGAGAGGTGGATCCATGCCTCGAGCTCCCAGCAATTCCTCTCATCACCACCTCCCCTGCTGGCTGGGAGATCTTTGCTGCCCACAGTGCCGCAGAGGTGGGATCCCTACGCCGCAAGCCCCTGACCTCCTTGGAGAGCTCTGTCAAAGCCCCCGACCGCTGGGTGTACACCTCCCTCGTTGCACTGGTCGTCGGCCGCAGCCCCTTGGCCGGAGTCATGCCTCCGTCACACCCGTCGTCGGCCACAACCCCATGACCTCCGCCTCTGCCTACCCGTGCAGAGCACTCGCCATCCTCCCCTTTGGCTGGCCGCATCAGTCCTCTTGGTATCTCCCCCACCGAACCACCACCATGGTCGGCCACCACTTGCACCGACGCCCCCAGCACAGTTGCCCCGCCGCACGCCCCCAACCGACTCCGGGTAGTGGGGTCTGCCAAGACCCTCTGCCGTCTCTTGTCACCCGCACCGCCTCTGCCGGCGGTTCGACCTGCCCGAGATTCCACCACGATCGCCAGCGACAGGCTCCAGCTCTTGAAGCGCCGCTGCTTGCCGGCCTAAGGTGGAGCGAGCCCTCCTGGCACGGAGGGCACTGTAGGCAAGCTGGTCGTGCCACCCCACCTTCGGGTCGGGCTCCTGGCCCGTTTTAGTGGGCTAGGCCCACCACTCATTTCTGCGCCCGGGTCCACTAAATCTCCTTGGGGCTGGGTCAACCCGACGGGCCCGCCAATCTTAGCGCGGGCCGGGCTTGAGTCCTTGGCCCGATCCGTTGCGCAGTGCGGGCTCGGGCCGTGGGCTGTAACTTGGGCTTGACCCCCGCCCGCCCGCTCCAAACTCGGTAACGACTCGGTCCGAGTCAGCGGCATCTTCCCTGCGCCCGGCGCCACGTTACCGTTCGCCCTGCTTTGATCCGGCGAGGTGCGCCGAGCAACTTTCTTTGGCTTTTGCCAGCCCTCGGAGTCCGGCGGCGATTCGGGCGAATTCGGCCCGACCTTAGCCGGACTCGGTACCGGGGCTACCTGGACCAGGCTCCCGTTTGACTCAGTGGGGGACTCGGTCATCTTCTTTCTCCCGATATCCCCCTTGGCAACACCACCCTAAAGCGTGCGTGGCCGGGATACCGTCATCCGTAATCCAAAGACAGTCTGCTCCCTGCCCCCTTGGCCAACCGCCATCCCCCCTCCGGGGGTTCGCCCGATCCGTCGGCCGTCTTCGGGGCTCCTGTCTTCCCCGATTCATGATATCGGCACTCGCTGGCCTGGTGCCCCATGCATGCGAGCACAGTGATAGCAAAGGCCCGGCAGGTCTTCGTACACGAAGGAGGCTTGCCAAAACTTCCTCTGTCTCACCTCCACAAGTGTGTCGGGCACCAATGGTTGGAGGGCATTAACCTCCACCTTCGCCCGAGCAAACCTTATCTGCCGTCGCTTGCTGGAGACGCTGTCTAGCTCCAACGATCGCCAGGATCGTCTCCCTATCCCAATACTCCAGGGGGAGCCTCGGTAGCCTAACCCAAACCACCGTCTGTCTCACAGTGTGGATGCCGGGATAAAATGGGGCATCCATTTTTCCATCGCCGGTAGCTGACCCGCCACCAACCACGATCCAGCCTCCATCACCGCTGCCCTATCCTCTCCCGACTTGAATCGTAGCGTCATAAAGCCCTCCGCCATTGGAAGAGCTTCCACCGGCTACTTCAGCTTGCTCCGGCCTTTGAGGTCGCACGCCACCAGCTCCGTCGGGATGCGCCGACCCAGACTCCTAGCAATGACCGCCGTCCCCTCCCACTCAGCCCGTGCCTGATCCACCTGCTCCGCCGGCAGCCTCACCACCCAAGGAAAGTGGCGCTCCAATGCAGCCAGCTTCGCCTCGGTAGCCCAAAAGGGCGTCTCTAGGCGTCGATGGCCCCCCTGCGCCACCGCAGACCACCGGGGGGTGGTCTCGACCATCCCGGCAGCGGGGCCACCTGTGGACCCCCGTCAGTTCCACCCGGCTCACAGGTCTTAGGAGCAGCCATGGGCTACCCATAAGGTGTTCGTCGAGAAGCCCGCTCCCTGCTCCCCGCTAGGCTCCCCGTTGGGCTCGTAGCTAATGCCTCTTCGCTACCAAAAAATTCATGCCTTTTTTGTGTTTCCATAACTTCTTTATTCCGCAAATTCCTGAAACAAAGAGTCATCACCTTAAGTGCATCTGCTCTTGCAATATGAAAAACCCTTGACCAGTTTCTGTCCTGAAGACTTTTAGTTCCCACTTTTCAGATGATGCTCAAGGCAATCGAGAGAACCTTCCTGTTCCGCGTACCCGAACTTTCTGACCATAGACCCATGCAGTGCTTGAAAGTTTGGCTTGCCCTTATATATGATTGCTACAGAGGAGAAATAGCATCAATGAATGATATGAAGAAAAAGATGTTTCGAGTTGCGATTCAAAGAGACAGATGCTTCTATGCTAATTTTTGTTTTGGTGCCAGCAGTCTATTATTATCACCAATGAATCATCTACTACTGGAATGTCGTTGTAAAAGcctatataaaaaatttatagtTCTTTTTGAATTCATGTAGCTCACTGCATGAAGTTTCTTATTGCTGGATTACCTTGTGCTGGTAAAGATGATGAACTATGCTTCTGCTTTTCCAATTCTGTGTTCTGGAGACATGCAATGCTTTGGTTTGGCCTGAGATAGGTTGGCTAGAGAGCGGAAACAGGATGGAGGAAAGAATAGACGTTTTTAATGGTGATACTGGAGATGTTTCTGATAGTTACCTTATGCTAGTGGTTTCTTAGTGTTGACTGGATTACAACCGAAACTGTGAGAAATTTATATGTAATGCATTTATTGTTCTTTTGGGACTCATTATTTATCCATATGTTACAGCAGACAGCATGGATTTTTCCTTTTCTGAAGTGGTTTATATTGTTGTGGCAAAGGTGATGCACTGTGCTTCTTATTCTCTTAAATTCATGAGACATTTTGAAACACCAGCTTCTGTTAAATTATTATATCAATTTTGCACAAGTCTATTAGAAATAGTTCTAATATGACTATACGAGATGTATGTCATATTAAATTGAATTTTCCAGGAGGTTATATATTATTCCGATTTTGCTTGCAAGATTTTATCGGAATTCTGCAAACTAATTGTCTCTCTAAAAAAACTTTTATATactgttttcttatttttattaacTATTATTAAGCACATATTGCTCACACCTTGATCTGCCTCCAGGGGTACATCTCGCTCTACATTTTTTTCTGCCAGCAGAGTTGAACAATGttaaaaatagaaggaaaaacATAAACAAAGATTTTTTGAAGTGAAAATGTAAACAAAGATCAAGAGCAGGATGTAAGTGTTGATCAGTGAGTTGAataatgtttttaaaaatttaaattagttAATAAGGAACCTGGATCAATGCCTACCAGTGGAATTGACCAATGTTTTATTTCTAATTAAATTCAGAAACAAAAATGATGAACTTTCTGAATTAAAATAAACCAAGATGATAAGAGACCGGATTAATGTCTTGGTAATTGTGGTCAGCCAGCTAATCCTGTTTCTTGATGAGTTTCTTTTTTGGGTAAAAATGAGGTAATCCTTGGCTTCATTACTGTCTGATAAAGATACAGCCTTGAGCACTTGCCATTACAAGATGGTTAAGATCAGGTGGAAGCTGTTACAAACTCCTTCGCCGTCCCGATTGTCTTATGGGTGACCTGGACAGCAGCTGTAAACTTTCCTTGGAAGATTCTCTCATTCTGGTATTCCAAAGCAGCCATCCAATAAAACACTGTATTGTTTTAGCACGCTCAGACAAAGAGCTTAACAATTGTAAaatgccatcaaaagaagttgcCGCAAGGGGATTGGTGGATGGTTTGAGCAATGAAGTCCCAAACAGCAACAGAAAAAGGGTAGTCATGCATTAATATGATGGTGAATCATACATAACATGATTAACGGACCTTACCTTCTCCATGTGTGTTCTCCAAGCCTTTAAATCTTTGAACTGTACATAATATGATGGTTAATTATACATAACATCATCAAATATGCACCAAGTCTTGGTCTCCTGGTACCTTATGATCGCATGATAAAATGCATATCCATGAAGATTCTCAAAGCACCGAAGCTGAAAGTGCTGTGCTTCATCAATATGAATCTTAAGATCTTCAAGCTGGGCCAAACTTGTTTCGATGTATAATGAACATGCCAACATTTTACCCACTGTTTTAGCTTGCTTCCATGTCATAATAATATTAATGTGGTTTGCATCTCATTTTCTTCAGTTCAAGCTTTCGGGTGTATGAGAAATAGATGGTACGATGTATTTCGACTTAAAAACTCTTTCCATGAGTTGTATCTTTCATTTCTGTATGCAGCAAACTACTTCCCATTTTCTTAATATGCTGACAGAATTAACGACAGCATTTTTTCCCTTGATCTTCTTTTTATCTCAGTGTACAATTGTTGTTAGCTTGAGTACTGTGTTCTGTAGTCTCAAAACGTTGGCCATTATAGTTAAAAATCTCTGACAAACATCTTTCCGGTCATAGCAAAGCATCAGTCAAAGATGTAAGGCAGAAAGAACTTCAATGACAGCGTTCAAGCGCACGCAGTTCCTGATGTTCTCATGTTTCCCACGCCTAGAAACATtggatgtttggctaatttctTGTCTGTATATGTGATATTTGTTTGCATTTTTGAAGCTTAAAGTTCACCCTTTGAGAGATTACATGTTCCAGATTGTTCATTATAACAGATACCTGTACTCAACAGGGTCCCAAGATTGCCTTGATCACCATCTGAAATAATATAATGTTGAAAGATTTCATACGGGACATGATGGATTTGTGGTTTGCCAAGTTTCTTATCGTGAAAGCGTGGGACTCGTAAGAAGATGACTCTTATTTATGCAGCTACCTGGACCCAAGAATGGGAAGAGATTAAACAGTGTTTTTTGGGACTAGAGACTAGAGCCTCTTTTGATGCTTTAGTTTTCAAGGAAGACCGTGATCTCGGAGATGAGTTTTATGACCTGGAATGAGTAGAGCTTTTCAAATCACGAATTTGGAATCTTTTTAATGAGTTTGGATTTTGGTTTCCCTTCTTGGTTGGCCATGGGTTGGAAATTTTGCTGATATTGGGAGACCCATGCAGAAGTTTGGTTGGTCTTGAAATGGGATGGCTAGAAAGCAGAAATAGCATGGAGGGAAGTGACGCCAAAATATGATGATTCTGATAATTATTTTCGTACTAGCAGTCTCCATTGTCATCTCCCATCTCACGAAAACAGAAATATGGCAACATTATCATTCGGACGCACGCAAACAGTTTTTTATGTGGATCAAATGAttttctaaataaaaaaaaataaaaatctgatAAACAGGGAAGATTGTTGATTAATTTGCGACAAAATTTTAAAAGCAGGCTGTGTTTGGTCTGAGGATGTGGAAGAGGCAAATTAGCTCACTTAGTTGAAATTCCTTGGGGCAAGAAGTCTACATTTCTATTTTCCAGCCGAGCAAACATCTTTTGATTGAGATAATTGGATTGAAAGGAGAAAAGAATGGAGCCTTTGCTGAAAAAAGTCGCTCATGAGAAAAAGTTACTCAGCCCGGATGCGACTGAACAAGGATAGGATAAATGGGTCACCGTAGCCAAACGCATTAATGGCTTTGACAATTTTGACCTACTATTGGCTGTTTCCAATAAAGAGAGGATTACTCATGGAACCATGGAAGTCAGCCACAAACCAACCGATAAataagaggaaaagaagaaacagtTATGCTTAGGAGCGGAATAAAAATGGTTTTCCGCGCAATTCCTCGAAATTAAACACCGTAACGTTAAGGCAGCGGCCTCTCTCATGGGCGTGCTCTTGAAAGAATCCAGtgtttgtaccaaaaaaaaaaaagaatccagTGTTCAGAATCTGTGGTGGCTCGTAACCACCATATTTCTCAAAATGTTGGGGAAGGACTGCtgaaaattagaatttaaacATTTGTATGtccatatttatgtatgtatatatgtatgcatgcatgcatataagaTTCTCGAAGATGGGATGAAGCACCTAGTTCTTCATCTCTCCAAGTTCACCACTCAATCATTTCGACTGCTATAAATTATAATCTGCAGCATTTTCCTGTTTTCCACAATATTAGCGTGCAGCATTTCTAGGATGCACTTTTAATGCCATGCCATctataaaatttattatatcAGACGATTCAATCTGAGACTAAAAAGCCTTACATGCTGCAAGTCTAATAGCACAAGTCTTGGCTGCCACCAACACTGCAACATTAACTTCTCGtatgaaataaaataacatcatcatcatcaccacTATTTATTCATGGAAGCTACAAATGGACTCATTGCATTTTGTAAGAGAGGAATTAGAGCAAAGCACGCCAACAGTAGCACTGTAGAACATGCAATTATGGGTTGTTGCCGTTCTCGCAGTCCGTGCTGTTATTATTGTTCACATCCTCAGCTGCAGCATTACCACCATCTATGGCCAAAAAAGAGAACTAGTGTTTAGCAGGACCTTTTTAAAAAAcatgaaagagaaagaagggaaaaagttaGATTTAGTAATAAAACACTAACATATGCACTAATACCTTCAGTATCACTAGATGCATAGACTGAGCGGCGGGAACGAACTTGCTGTTGAGGTGTAGGCTAGTAGAAATGAAAGAATCAGTCATCAAAAAATTGTTCTGCATCATATGGATAGATGCATTGTCTATTTTtcatatacacacatacatacgtacatacatatatatatcaacAGAGTGCATGTGTACATTAAAAAAATGGTTGCTTGCTTCATGCGTGCACACCTCAAGGGGATGGAGGAAGTGTGGATCAAAAATATGATGCATTCACTGACAAATTTTGAAAGCATGTCATAGTACACATGAATGTCAAGCAGTATAAAAGGCCGCAAAACATTGATACCTGCAATTTAGGCCGAAGTGCCTCAAGGGGTCCTTTGGGCTTGTGAGGTTGCCCTCCTTGCTGTCAGAATCAAGCAAAGTAAATTTTCAGCTAAAAATAAACATTACAAGACCTAAAAAATTCATAGCTAGCAACAACCCAAGTctagacctttttttttttataaaaaaaaggtaTAACTGCAAAGCTCAACACATACCTTTCCTAAAGCCCAGTCAGCAGAATCAAAGTAAGCACGTTCATGGTCCTGGAGAAATTAATTCTCTGTGATGTTATTCCTTAATAAatgtaaaagaaaagaaattatgggtttcctaacttaatgcatatatattatatgatGCAATAAATAGATGAATCTAAAGGAAAAGGGTTGTTACCTTCGATATGAGTGGTGGTTTTTTCGGTAACATCCCTCCATATTTCTTCTTTACTGCTTCCTCCTGCAAATAAGTAGTCACGTAATGACCCTATGGGTATAAGACTAAGACCTCACCGGACACAGCATAGCTCAAAGCATTTTATCAAGATGTCACAAAAACCCAGATATATACAAAAGCAATGCATGCAATGTATGTATCAAGTATCAGAGCCAACTTCCTAGAAGGTAATGGAGAAGAGCAAAAAAGCATAATGTCACCTCTTCTTGGGATGATGGCATGGCATTCTCTTCAGTTTGGTCCAAGATTAGAGGGCCCTCATCAGAAGCATCCTCATCAACCTTTTCTTTGACATTATTGTCTGCAGACAACTGCTCATTGGCTTCAGCAGCCTTCATGTCTGACATAGTGTGCTCAAATGTCCTTCAAAGACAGCTGTAATTGAAAATGTTTGACAGCATGTCTCGCAATTCTAAACTTAAGATAAACTGTTGATTTAATTCTAAAATAAGCAATTCTCTATAATATTTCAGGTGATTGACCACAAATGAATGCTTTGTAAACGGAAGGACATGTCtctcaagaaaaataaaaaatataagagaTGTCTATAGAAATACAAAAGACTTGGATTTGAGCAAAAAGCAGGATGATTCAGAGCCatagaacataagaaagatTGTACAAGACATTTTTCAATCCTCCAGCAGCCTAATCATGCGCACAATCTTAATTATTATTGGTAATATGAAAACAAACTTCATATTCACAGAAAAGAATTGAAGAATAAAAATACATATAGGAAAGACTTATCAAGCTTAGGATGGATTTTTGGAATCTGTTGTTACTCACCTTCTATCGATGCTATCCATTGGTAGCTTTAATACAATCATGCAAACTTTTACTTGGTTCAACTAAAAATCATATCCATCATATGCATACCACCCAATTATCCGCTCTTTAGCGTCTAACATTCTGATCCACATAGAATAGTATATTTCCAGCACATTCTTCTAGCATTTCTTTGatgcaaggttcgccgtatcgGTATCGGACCCCataccagtgccacactagTAGTCTAGtactgtgtcggtacggtatgatACGGTACAGAGTCTTTTTGGCATACTGAGTGTCGGTATGCCACCTGTACCAAGTaccagtaccgaaccggtatggtacggtatgccccGTACCGCCCCCAGCCCGGCACGGCGAACCATGCTTTGATGTATGGATGGACAATTCTATAACAGTCCAAAGACTCAACTCTACCTCACCACCATGGTCCTATTTGAATCAATGCATCTCTATCCCTCTACGTGGAAAGGCAAGGGAAACCACTTGTTCGGGGATCTTTTCCGCAACTCTAACCATATCCACAATTAATCCAAGCATTTAAGTCCAGCTAATTTCTGAAACCCGTAATCCCCATTCAACATTAACCACTTCAGCACTCTCATCAACCAACACTGTGATAAGCACCAAGGGACTTAACTAAAGAATATGTAAGAGGCATTAAAGGGGTGAACCTATTAATCTTATAATTTAAGGACCATATATataaaccattcttagatattaAAAATTCTGAAATTACCTCATCCAAT is a genomic window of Phoenix dactylifera cultivar Barhee BC4 chromosome 4, palm_55x_up_171113_PBpolish2nd_filt_p, whole genome shotgun sequence containing:
- the LOC103712692 gene encoding uncharacterized protein LOC103712692, with the protein product MSDMKAAEANEQLSADNNVKEKVDEDASDEGPLILDQTEENAMPSSQEEEEAVKKKYGGMLPKKPPLISKDHERAYFDSADWALGKQGGQPHKPKGPLEALRPKLQPTPQQQVRSRRSVYASSDTEDGGNAAAEDVNNNNSTDCENGNNP